One genomic window of Thermococcus indicus includes the following:
- a CDS encoding Cys-every-fifth RiPP peptide CefA, which produces MEWIVEPTNSVAPDACGGDGCVLQGCGLQRCLLRGCGANGCGGDACIINLCPADLCPADFCPIDVF; this is translated from the coding sequence GTGGAGTGGATAGTTGAGCCCACCAACAGTGTCGCTCCCGATGCATGCGGTGGAGATGGATGCGTGCTGCAGGGATGTGGCCTTCAGAGATGCCTCCTAAGAGGATGTGGGGCTAATGGATGTGGGGGAGATGCATGTATTATAAACCTCTGTCCTGCGGACCTCTGTCCAGCAGACTTCTGTCCGATTGATGTGTTCTGA
- the purQ gene encoding phosphoribosylformylglycinamidine synthase I, producing the protein MVRFAVVVFPGTNCDFETERAIRKAGAEAERVWYKANLRDFDGVVLPGGFSYADYLRAGVIAARQEIMEEVKEFAREGRPVLGICNGFQVLTEAGLLPGALRPNRVPRFLCRWVHLRVEDAETPFTALYEPGEVVRMPIAHAEGNYYLDDPSKVRIVFQYSDGNGNVTEEANPNGSVLNIAAIANERGNVLGTMPHPERASDRFLGSEDGLRLFRSMVKWARG; encoded by the coding sequence ATGGTCCGCTTTGCCGTGGTGGTTTTTCCTGGAACCAACTGCGACTTCGAGACCGAGAGGGCCATAAGAAAGGCCGGTGCCGAGGCCGAGCGTGTCTGGTATAAGGCCAACCTCAGGGACTTCGACGGCGTGGTTTTGCCCGGCGGCTTCAGCTACGCCGATTACCTCCGTGCAGGGGTGATAGCCGCTCGTCAGGAGATAATGGAGGAGGTCAAGGAGTTCGCCCGCGAGGGAAGGCCCGTCCTTGGAATCTGCAACGGCTTTCAGGTTCTCACCGAGGCTGGTCTCCTTCCGGGGGCACTGAGGCCGAACAGGGTTCCGAGGTTTCTCTGCAGGTGGGTGCACCTTCGCGTTGAAGACGCCGAAACGCCCTTTACCGCTCTCTACGAGCCGGGAGAGGTCGTAAGGATGCCAATAGCCCACGCAGAGGGGAACTACTACCTCGACGACCCATCGAAGGTTAGAATCGTCTTCCAGTACAGCGACGGGAACGGGAACGTAACCGAGGAGGCCAACCCAAACGGCTCGGTTCTCAACATAGCGGCGATAGCCAACGAGAGGGGAAACGTCCTCGGAACCATGCCCCACCCGGAGCGCGCGAGCGACCGCTTTTTGGGCAGTGAAGACGGTCTGAGGCTCTTCAGGAGCATGGTGAAGTGGGCGAGGGGGTAG
- a CDS encoding ABC transporter permease produces the protein MVTVQGIRTIKAFIFIQKEVFFSRRFDLLLQFIGLGLNIIFIGIFAKLITINANISQYGTPDYLEYLLIGSIIHNLVFLPRGSISSFVLGRVFPVLYNAPASLTSIFIGINAWRILWNLGLTLLITIAYIMFFGLRIHVNLGVVVVILSGILLIFALDLFSAGFRIATKATQDPLNWFFNITAQLVSGLYFPPEELPSGSSPCQKYIPKPTSSKWADSQWVAATRYPKSCPA, from the coding sequence ATGGTTACAGTGCAGGGCATTAGAACAATCAAGGCCTTCATCTTCATCCAAAAGGAAGTCTTCTTCTCAAGACGATTTGATTTACTTCTCCAGTTCATAGGCTTGGGCCTGAACATAATCTTCATCGGCATATTTGCCAAGCTGATAACAATCAACGCAAACATTTCCCAGTATGGCACGCCAGATTATTTGGAATACCTCCTCATAGGCTCAATAATCCACAACCTCGTTTTTCTGCCGAGGGGAAGCATCTCGTCCTTTGTTCTCGGTAGAGTTTTTCCGGTTCTTTATAACGCTCCGGCTTCACTAACTTCAATCTTCATTGGAATTAATGCCTGGCGAATTCTGTGGAATCTGGGACTAACTCTCTTAATAACCATTGCATACATCATGTTCTTTGGCTTGAGGATTCACGTTAACCTTGGCGTTGTGGTCGTCATCCTGAGCGGCATCCTGCTGATTTTTGCCCTCGACTTGTTCTCGGCGGGGTTCAGAATAGCAACCAAGGCCACCCAGGATCCGCTGAACTGGTTCTTCAACATCACGGCCCAGCTCGTCAGTGGGCTTTACTTTCCACCGGAAGAGCTCCCAAGTGGCTCCAGCCCCTGTCAAAAATACATCCCGAAACCTACATCCTCCAAATGGGCAGACTCACAATGGGTGGCGGCTACTCGTTATCCCAAATCCTGCCCAGCCTGA
- the purS gene encoding phosphoribosylformylglycinamidine synthase subunit PurS has protein sequence MKWRVTVIVRLKEGLNDPEGRVIGSALRNLGYAVENLKVPKYFEFELESDNPEGEVEEMCRRLLANPVIHTYEYSIEPVS, from the coding sequence ATGAAGTGGAGGGTTACCGTTATCGTCCGCCTTAAGGAGGGCCTCAACGACCCCGAGGGAAGGGTGATAGGAAGCGCCCTGAGAAACCTGGGCTACGCCGTCGAGAACCTCAAGGTTCCGAAGTACTTCGAGTTCGAGCTCGAGAGCGATAATCCAGAGGGGGAAGTCGAGGAGATGTGCAGGCGTCTGCTGGCTAATCCCGTCATACACACCTACGAGTACAGCATCGAACCGGTGAGCTGA
- a CDS encoding ABC transporter ATP-binding protein: MIEAVNLTKYYPPPIKSLFDLKSLKDFLKTPREEIPALVDISFKVKEGEIYGLLGPNGAGKTTLCKIANGLVIPTRGHLYIAGYDSIQDHDKIRGRIFTIFGGSRDLFGLFQWRVSVEKNLRFIAELWGIPKAEAERRITHALELLNLEEKRHEWYQKLSAGMRQKVYLVLPLIIQPEVLILDEPTVYLDVFTRREVWNAIMELSREVGTTVLLTTHNLKEAEILCDRILLFNKSKIAEGTPKELIEKVQALKAERKIIAKIKGRINPKDFEGIAQKIEIQGNGESMYIQLYFKNEDLKEILSRLSQYNVVDTQNSQVTLEEVFTHLCKR, translated from the coding sequence GTGATAGAGGCGGTTAATCTGACCAAATACTACCCTCCCCCAATAAAGTCACTGTTCGATTTGAAAAGCCTTAAGGACTTCCTCAAAACACCCCGTGAAGAAATCCCGGCCCTGGTTGATATCAGCTTTAAAGTCAAAGAAGGCGAGATATACGGCCTTCTGGGTCCGAACGGAGCTGGAAAAACCACGCTCTGCAAAATCGCCAATGGTCTTGTGATTCCAACGAGAGGCCATCTCTACATCGCAGGATACGATTCAATCCAAGATCACGATAAAATTAGGGGCAGAATCTTCACAATTTTTGGAGGAAGCAGGGATTTGTTCGGCCTCTTCCAGTGGAGGGTCAGCGTGGAGAAAAACCTAAGGTTCATAGCTGAACTGTGGGGAATTCCCAAAGCTGAGGCTGAGAGAAGAATAACCCACGCGCTGGAATTGCTCAATCTAGAAGAAAAAAGACACGAGTGGTATCAAAAGCTCTCCGCTGGGATGAGGCAGAAAGTTTATCTAGTTCTACCCCTGATAATTCAGCCAGAGGTTCTCATCTTAGATGAACCAACTGTATACCTTGACGTTTTTACCCGGAGGGAAGTCTGGAACGCTATCATGGAACTTTCAAGAGAAGTGGGAACAACTGTACTCTTGACAACCCACAACCTCAAAGAGGCTGAAATTCTATGCGATAGAATTCTGCTATTCAACAAGAGTAAAATTGCTGAGGGAACTCCAAAAGAGCTTATCGAGAAAGTTCAGGCCCTCAAGGCAGAGAGGAAAATTATTGCCAAAATTAAAGGGAGAATCAACCCCAAGGACTTTGAGGGGATAGCTCAAAAAATTGAAATTCAAGGAAATGGAGAGTCCATGTACATTCAGCTCTATTTCAAAAATGAAGATCTCAAAGAAATACTCAGCCGCCTATCCCAGTACAATGTCGTGGACACTCAAAATTCCCAAGTGACCCTGGAAGAAGTATTCACACATCTCTGCAAAAGATAG
- a CDS encoding ABC transporter permease: protein MGELWIMFQKELMDVLRDRRLLTAIVLPLIIIPVLFGIVQSSSHSTRVAVGIIDNDGGEYSRALVAFLERNGINVDESSPVTLVIPAGFSDAIKKGGSPELLIEARLSSPLDFKAVRSVEVLKGLILRFGSGVLPSIKPRFLMEVGGNVLNVEPSRYVSSLLKSSLAVPLVLFVIAIYASQAIAASVAMEKEGKTLETLLTLPVSRRLIILGKVFGSIAFSVLVLVSLAVSFGIFARLAPHSGSPQGVSVGLAPLLFLSAGIFLLFLLMLLTSLLVSLFTLDVRSALSIAGLVEVLYLIPMMVLFAGVEVSGLAGLLMEANPGYAPIHAFLSAMAGDYPSALGALLYLIAWNVLILRLTVWVFDNGILVSANINLEKLRWLVRVKI, encoded by the coding sequence ATGGGTGAGCTCTGGATTATGTTCCAAAAGGAACTCATGGACGTCCTCAGGGACAGGAGGCTTCTAACTGCCATAGTGCTTCCGCTTATCATCATACCGGTTCTCTTCGGGATCGTGCAGTCGTCGAGTCACTCCACCAGGGTTGCCGTTGGGATCATTGACAACGACGGTGGAGAATACTCGAGGGCCCTCGTGGCCTTCCTTGAAAGGAACGGCATTAACGTTGATGAAAGCTCACCAGTGACCCTTGTGATTCCAGCGGGCTTCTCCGACGCCATCAAAAAGGGTGGCTCCCCCGAGTTGCTAATCGAGGCTAGGCTTTCATCTCCCCTTGACTTTAAGGCGGTCAGGTCTGTAGAAGTTTTGAAGGGGTTGATACTGCGTTTCGGCAGCGGAGTTCTGCCCTCCATAAAACCGAGGTTTCTGATGGAGGTCGGCGGGAACGTCCTGAATGTTGAGCCCTCGAGGTATGTATCCTCCCTGCTCAAAAGCTCCCTGGCGGTGCCGCTGGTTCTCTTTGTCATAGCAATCTACGCCTCGCAGGCGATAGCGGCTTCCGTGGCTATGGAAAAGGAAGGCAAGACGCTCGAAACCCTGCTCACGCTACCGGTCTCGCGGAGGTTGATAATACTGGGCAAGGTGTTTGGCTCGATAGCGTTCAGCGTTCTCGTACTCGTTTCTCTGGCAGTGTCATTCGGGATTTTTGCTCGACTTGCCCCCCATTCCGGAAGTCCCCAGGGCGTGTCCGTCGGTCTGGCACCGCTCCTCTTCCTCTCCGCCGGAATCTTTCTGCTCTTCCTCCTGATGCTCCTCACGAGCCTGCTTGTGTCTTTATTCACGCTCGATGTAAGGAGTGCCCTCAGCATAGCGGGTCTCGTTGAGGTCCTCTACCTGATTCCCATGATGGTGCTCTTCGCGGGCGTTGAGGTTTCCGGGCTTGCAGGGCTTCTTATGGAGGCAAACCCGGGTTATGCCCCAATTCACGCTTTTCTGAGCGCCATGGCCGGAGACTACCCCTCAGCCCTGGGAGCTTTGCTGTACCTAATCGCCTGGAACGTCCTGATACTGAGGCTCACCGTCTGGGTCTTTGACAACGGAATCTTGGTGAGCGCAAATATCAATCTGGAGAAGCTTAGGTGGCTGGTGAGGGTGAAGATATGA
- a CDS encoding radical SAM/SPASM domain-containing protein — translation MKHSMYNIVIPLTRDGVLVYNGLSGALAKLTPEEYRKYLKLSFGEADKELVENLKRGMFIVPEDFNELEYIIQRYEKIKEDTSRLGLVIAPTMKCNLGCIYCYQNREKFDEYSLMNEKVQTELVNFVETIVKINNVRTLEVLWYGGEPLLGLPVIKNLTEKFMRIGERFNVNYSGGMVTNATLITPKIAEELYKLKIRTFQITLDGDRETHDKKRIYKNGSGTFDRIIEAIKILSSYKGVSIVIRVNVDTEVVRNFEKLLDILENEGLKEKIRIYFSKLEKYEHSSSTWGCYIENTKDYSKLEIRLYEKLIERGFMLNIYPFPRYLPCGAVRKYGNICIDPEGYLYKCWHEIGIVEKSVGHVSSGFNENVGRWIITYTPFDFEDCRGCGLLPVCMGGCPLRAMESKKECIPLTGSIEEYLKMTYMYKTRGARDM, via the coding sequence ATGAAGCACTCGATGTACAACATAGTGATACCCCTCACTCGGGATGGGGTTCTGGTGTACAACGGTCTAAGTGGTGCGCTTGCAAAATTGACTCCTGAAGAGTATCGGAAGTACTTAAAGTTATCTTTTGGGGAGGCCGATAAAGAACTTGTGGAAAACCTAAAACGGGGTATGTTTATAGTCCCGGAGGATTTCAATGAACTGGAATACATTATACAGAGATATGAGAAAATAAAGGAAGATACCTCCCGCCTTGGACTAGTGATAGCCCCAACAATGAAATGTAATCTTGGATGCATTTACTGCTACCAGAACAGGGAAAAGTTCGATGAATACTCCCTTATGAATGAGAAGGTTCAGACTGAACTAGTGAACTTCGTGGAAACGATTGTGAAGATCAACAATGTTAGGACACTAGAGGTTTTATGGTACGGCGGAGAACCTCTCTTGGGTTTGCCAGTTATAAAAAACCTTACGGAGAAATTCATGAGAATCGGGGAGAGATTCAACGTTAACTATTCTGGGGGCATGGTTACAAACGCCACTCTAATAACTCCAAAGATAGCAGAGGAGCTATATAAACTCAAAATTAGGACATTCCAAATAACGCTGGACGGGGACAGAGAAACACACGACAAAAAAAGAATATATAAAAACGGGAGCGGTACATTCGATAGGATTATAGAAGCAATAAAAATTCTAAGCTCATATAAGGGCGTTAGTATCGTAATTCGGGTTAACGTTGATACTGAAGTGGTCAGAAACTTTGAGAAACTACTGGATATCCTTGAAAATGAAGGGCTCAAAGAAAAAATACGAATATATTTTTCAAAGCTTGAAAAGTACGAGCATTCGTCTTCCACTTGGGGATGTTATATAGAGAATACCAAGGACTACAGCAAACTGGAGATACGGCTGTATGAAAAACTAATTGAAAGGGGGTTTATGTTGAATATATATCCGTTCCCTAGATATCTCCCCTGTGGTGCGGTACGGAAATATGGGAACATATGCATTGATCCGGAGGGGTACCTGTACAAGTGCTGGCATGAGATTGGAATCGTGGAGAAATCCGTTGGACACGTGAGTTCAGGGTTTAATGAAAACGTGGGCAGGTGGATAATAACTTATACTCCATTTGATTTTGAAGACTGTAGAGGTTGTGGGCTTCTACCTGTTTGTATGGGTGGTTGTCCCCTCCGAGCAATGGAATCCAAGAAGGAATGCATCCCCCTAACCGGCAGTATTGAGGAATATCTTAAGATGACGTATATGTACAAAACAAGAGGTGCGAGGGATATGTAA
- a CDS encoding helix-turn-helix transcriptional regulator translates to MRVHVLKEECENGKLVLLLRVEIEVNSLHKHELGDSERQILDLIIDNGEITQKELSQLFGRANACRAVKDLENKGLVRRERKGKTYVIRVV, encoded by the coding sequence ATGCGGGTGCACGTCCTCAAGGAGGAGTGTGAAAACGGGAAACTCGTGCTGCTCCTCAGGGTGGAGATTGAGGTAAACAGCCTGCATAAGCATGAACTGGGCGATTCGGAGAGGCAAATATTGGACTTAATCATTGACAATGGTGAAATAACTCAGAAAGAACTAAGCCAGCTGTTCGGACGGGCCAATGCCTGCAGGGCGGTAAAAGACCTCGAAAACAAGGGATTGGTTCGACGTGAGAGGAAAGGGAAAACGTACGTAATCAGGGTGGTCTGA
- a CDS encoding ABC transporter ATP-binding protein, which translates to MIKDLAVNVLNLEKAYGRVWALKGISFSIGKGEIFGLIGPNGAGKSTTLKILATLIPPDRGRAEMMGHDVVRESEKVRRLISYLPEEAGAYKNLTGYEYLRFMARLYSNATGKDEGEMLELGVELAGLGTRLYDKVATYSKGMTRKLLLARALMVVPRLAILDEPTSGLDIVNAYEIRKRIKEFSREQGVSVLVSSHNMLEVEFLCDRVAIMHKGLIVETGTPEELKAKYGAENLEEVFVKASRRVTYG; encoded by the coding sequence ATGATAAAGGACCTGGCAGTTAATGTGTTGAACCTTGAAAAGGCTTACGGACGCGTGTGGGCCCTCAAGGGGATAAGCTTCTCCATCGGCAAAGGTGAAATCTTCGGCCTTATCGGGCCGAACGGAGCTGGGAAGAGCACGACCCTCAAGATTCTCGCAACGCTGATCCCTCCCGATAGGGGAAGGGCCGAGATGATGGGGCACGACGTCGTCAGGGAGTCTGAAAAGGTCCGGAGGCTGATAAGCTACCTGCCCGAGGAGGCCGGCGCTTACAAAAACCTAACCGGCTACGAGTACCTCCGCTTCATGGCCAGGCTCTACTCCAACGCGACTGGAAAGGACGAGGGAGAGATGCTTGAGCTCGGGGTCGAGCTTGCCGGGCTCGGGACGAGGCTCTACGACAAGGTTGCGACTTACTCCAAAGGAATGACCCGAAAGCTCCTACTCGCGAGGGCTCTCATGGTGGTTCCAAGGCTGGCCATCCTCGACGAGCCCACAAGCGGTCTCGACATAGTGAACGCCTACGAAATCAGGAAGCGTATAAAGGAGTTCTCCCGTGAGCAGGGCGTTTCAGTTCTCGTTTCGAGCCACAACATGCTCGAAGTTGAGTTCCTCTGTGACAGGGTGGCGATAATGCACAAGGGGCTGATTGTTGAGACTGGAACGCCGGAGGAGCTGAAGGCTAAGTACGGTGCGGAAAACCTTGAGGAGGTCTTCGTAAAGGCCTCGCGGAGGGTTACCTATGGGTGA